TAAAAGCTGCTGGAGGTGATGATGATTTCATCGCCCACTTTCCAGTTGATGGGGTCCTGCACGGTGATGGTGGTGCTTCCTGCGGTCACATTGCCATTCAGGCGGGTCCAGGTGCGGGTGGGCACGGCACCTTGCAATTCCAGTGTGCCTCCCATCACCCCGAGTACTTTGGCTCCCATGTTGTGGATGCTGTCCGACAGGTTGTTGCTGGTCAAAATGATTTCTGCGCTGCCCTGCACCGGTTCCTTTTCGGTGCCCACCTGCAAGGTGCCGTGCACCATCACATAATCGGTTTTGAGGGTCAGGCGGGCTTTGGGGTCAAAAGACAGGGTTCCATCCACTTCCAGACCCCTGAGGGATGGAGGGGACACATCCAGCACGATGGTCTTGTCTTTGGGAATGGTGACGGTGTCTCCCTGTGCTGGGACCTTGCCACCCCATGTTTTGGGATTGGACCAGAGCAGAGGCCCTTCAGGTTCTGGTGTTGTGGTGACGTTGGCACTGCTGCAAGCCATCAAAAACAGGGTGCAGGACAGAAAGATCGTTTTGCGCATTTGGTTTCATTGTACGGAAAAAGGCTTCAAAATGTAACAATTCTGACAGGAGGCATGAAGCATCCAGTCTGTTTCAAACGCAGCCACAGCCTTTTTGCCTTCTGCTTTCTGCTTTCAGCCTTCTGCCCGAACATGTCCCTTCAAGAGGGCCAGAGCCGCCTGTTCCAGTTCAGCATGAAAATCCAGCAGGAGGCACTGCAACTCGGGGCGTTCCTTGAGGGCTTCTTGCAGGGCAAGGGGGATGTTGGCAGTCTGGTACAGGCCCATGATGGTGCCATACAGGTGCAGCAAAAATTGCACTCCATTTTTCAGGTCCAGAGCCTGCTCCAGCACCTCTCCCATCTGGGACAATTCTTGATTCAGCCACATCTTGAAATTCAGGCCCACTTCTGTGCTGACCCCGGCTTCCAGCACCCCGGAGAGCATGCCCAGCAAACGCAGCATGTCCTCTTTGTTTTTCAGAGAGGTGCTGATGGCCCCCACCAGTTGCTCTGGGGTCAGCTCTGGTTGAAACTCGGTTTTCAATTCTGCAAACCAGTCCTGCAACTTGTTTTTGAGGATTTCCAGAAAGAGTTCTTCTTTGCTCTGGAAATACAGGTACAGGGTGCCTTTGGCGAGTTCACTGGTTTTTGCGACCATTTGCATGGTGATTTCGCTGTAAGGGGTGGTGTGCCAGAGCACAAGGGCACTGTCCAGAATCTGGTTCTTGCGGTCTTCTTTCTGGCTGTCGCTCCGGGCACGTCGCATGGCTTTCCCATCATTAATGACCAATGGTCATTTGTCAAGGGTGAACGCCGGTTGATGGTTTTGTGGGCCATCTGCTACTGCGTTAAACAGTGAAAAGGAAGGATTCAAAAGAATCCTTCCTTTTCAAACAACACGACCTCAAACATCAACCTTTTATTTCTCTGTCAAATGCTTTAAAACCAGTCCCATGACCCCACAGGCTGCAGGTGTATTGCTAATAAACGCTCAGAATCAGGTGCTGCTGGTCCGGCACAACTACGGACAACGCAGATACAGCTTGCCCGGAGGGGCCGTCGAACCCTCTGAAGCCATCACCG
This DNA window, taken from Deinococcus misasensis DSM 22328, encodes the following:
- a CDS encoding TetR family transcriptional regulator gives rise to the protein MRRARSDSQKEDRKNQILDSALVLWHTTPYSEITMQMVAKTSELAKGTLYLYFQSKEELFLEILKNKLQDWFAELKTEFQPELTPEQLVGAISTSLKNKEDMLRLLGMLSGVLEAGVSTEVGLNFKMWLNQELSQMGEVLEQALDLKNGVQFLLHLYGTIMGLYQTANIPLALQEALKERPELQCLLLDFHAELEQAALALLKGHVRAEG